One Brassica napus cultivar Da-Ae chromosome C4, Da-Ae, whole genome shotgun sequence genomic region harbors:
- the LOC106391618 gene encoding E3 ubiquitin-protein ligase SHPRH translates to MGRRKQPKPQRSLGLITDQKQVSGDEAEGSRPRTKKKKSVEDIDKPYYVNICSSSEKQERQHFDIAEVVLTNLTLREGGSGLDCSSRFRLCNVTNFIDLMKLGHWPVLSSSDVTLELVDGSVVWSGGFDGPGEGVWGLAHLASIKFLTLRVVPGGNEGLLSPRVRVELLQEAFDACESLLENTRQRWKSSMIHVMSWLRPEVMTSEARYGTELNVQEDERSITQEDSSEQSRFDASAFYEAIKPSKTDAMLEDDITDLLPELRPYQRRAAYWMVQRERGDPITLGGEEEFISPLSISIGFLDSAAKMFFNPFSGNISLAPEYCSPRIPGGILADEMGLGKTVELLACIFSNRKPNEEETSVVTNGSPVTDDLKTGLKRVKRERVECTCGAVSKSRIYKGVWVQCDMCDAWQHADCVRYSPKWTRKQAICQDADEKASQKKSKKDAVEVVVKQGEYNCQMCCELLQVTASPISTGATLIVCPSPILQQWHSEITRHTRLGSLVTCIYEGVRNASHSKEPTVDITDLLNADIVLTTYDVLRDDLTHDGDRHDGDRHCLRFQKKYPVIPTPLTRIFWWRICLDEAQMVERNTAAATEMALRLYTKHRWCITGTPIQSKLDDLYGLLRFLKANPFDVSRWWTEVIREPYERRDAKAMEFTHKLFKQLMWRSSKIHVADELQLPPQEECVSWLKFSAIEEHFYSRQHETCGNYAREVIQTLKRDILKRGHSSSDNPLITHAETAKLLNSLLKLRQACCHPQVGNSGLRSLQQTPMTMEEILMVLVKKTQSEGEEALRVLIVALNGIAAISMLKQEFSEAVSLYKEALNITEENAEDFRLDPLLNIHILHNLAEILPLVQSHKRDVRDEDHHRAAKRQRINERDSSTHASSESGLKKDGEYHEECKTLDTVCETLKVKYLSSFNSNLSKAQQEFTKSYDQASESLRNIGKQRSVWWLDALQLAEEDKDFTSELTRKIEEAIHVSSRESSRFRTIHGMKLHLQTCMDTLESSRKTVMDKLLEINKTMKKPRVEDIECIGNCKYCNKKDDGPTCIHCELDERFQEYEARLFRLNKSRGGVMEHASAEEMVDLQKKKSARNHFFFGLSSRNNPSSVDNEEPTKRNGGDAVIVSKSASETEVVLGVIRNHCKSYLDSESKLAAKNHLKTLEVMRKEYAHARDLARAQANLLRAYDEIKMATMRLQLRESEDDTAIYALSLDELDAASVQNTNDKFLAQSSLLSIKGKLRYLKGLIETKQKQEESQDHSSPVEETAKASDPVEQERENVLKREEACPICHETLRNQKMVFQCGHSTCCKCFFSMTERGSVHETMRKWVMCPICRQHTDVGNIAYADDRQNGYSSGQDHRENEASLSVQGSYGTKIEAVTRRILWIKSSDREAKVLVFSSWNDVLDVLEHAFSANGITFIRMKGGRKSQTAISKFKGTEKESIQVLLLLVQHGANGLNLLEAQHVVLVEPLLNPATEAQAVGRVHRIGQDKPTLVHRFLVTGTVEDSIYKLNRSKNVNVSSFSSSRNTKNQDQQNLTLRDLECLFASPPAEETEENEGDGERNLRDLPPSVAAAMAAERRMKESNDASTSTTNTS, encoded by the exons ATGGGTAGGAGAAAGCAACCCAAGCCGCAGCGTTCGTTGGGATTGATCACCGATCAAAAGCAAGTCTCCGGCGATGAGGCAGAGGGTTCTCGCCcgaggacgaagaagaagaagagtgttgAAGATATCGATAAGCCATATTATGTGAACATATGTTCTTCAAGTGAGAAGCAGGAGAGACAACACTTTGACATAGCTGAAGTTGTTCTCACTAATTTAACTTTAAGAGAAGGTGGTTCTGGTCTGGATTGTTCGTCACGGTTTCGTCTGTGCAATGTGACTAACTTTATTGATCTGATGAAGCTCGGTCACTGGCCCGTGTTGTCTTCCAGTGATGTAACCTTGGAGCTGGTTGATGGGTCAGTGGTTTGGTCTGGGGGTTTTGATGGTCCAGGTGAAGGCGTTTGGGGTCTTGCTCATCTGGCGAGTATAAAGTTTCTGACTTTGAGGGTTGTGCCAGGTGGTAACGAGGGGTTGTTGTCTCCTAGAGTTAGAGTTGAGTTGCTTCAGGAGGCTTTTGATGCGTGTGAGTCTCTTCTTGAGAACACAAGGCAGAGGTGGAAAAGTAGTATGATTCATGTCATGTCTTGGTTGAGGCCGGAGGTAATGACATCAGAAGCTAGGTATGGGACGGAACTAAACGTGCAGGAGGATGAGAGATCGATAACTCAGGAGGACTCTAGTGAACAGTCTAGGTTTGATGCTTCTGCTTTTTATGAAGCCATAAAGCCATCTAA GACGGATGCGATGCTTGAAGATGATATAACTGATCTGCTCCCAGAACTTAGGCCGTACCAACGACGTGCAGCTTACTGGATGGTGCAGCGAGAGAGAGGAGATCCAATAACTTTGGGAGGCGAAGAAGAATTCATCTCACCTTTGTCAATCTCCATTGGGTTTCTTGACTCTGCTGCAAAAATGTTCTTTAACCCATTCAG TGGGAATATCTCATTAGCACCAGAGTATTGTTCACCTCGAATTCCGGGCGGTATCCTTGCTG ATGAGATGGGATTGGGGAAAACAGTTGAACTACTTGCATGCATCTTTTCTAATAGAAAACCAAACGAGGAAGAAACATCTGTTGTGACTAATGGGTCACCAGTAACTGATGATTTGAAAACTGGCTTGAAGAGAGTGAAAAGGGAGCGTGTTGAGTGCACATGTGGAGCTGTCAGTAAAAGCCGCATATACAAAGGTGTTTGGGTACAGTGTGACATGTGTGATGCTTGGCAGCATGCAGACTGTGTACGTTATTCACCTAAATGGACAAGAAAGCAGGCTATTTGTCAAGATGCTGATGAAAAGGCATCTCAAAAGAAGAGCAAAAAAGACGCTGTTGAAGTTGTTGTCAAACAAGGTGAATATAATTGCCAGATGTGCTGTGAGCTTCTACAAGTCACTGCCTCTCCCATCTCCACAGGTGCCACTCTTATTGTCTGTCCATCTCCTATATTACAGCAATGGCATTCCGAGATTACACG CCATACACGCTTGGGTTCTCTTGTGACATGTATCTATGAAGGTGTGAGGAATGCCTCACACTCCAAAGAACCTACGGTGGACATCACTGATCTCCTCAATGCTGACATTGTTTTAACAACCTATGATGTCCTCAGAGATGACTTGACTCATGATGGAGACAGGCATGATGGTGACCGGCATTGTCTTAGATTCCAGAAAAAGTATCCTGTGATTCCTACTCCACTCACAAGAATATTctggtggaggatttgcttggaTGAGGCCCAGATGGTGGAGAGGAATACAGCTGCTGCAACAGAGATGGCTTTGAGATTATACACTAAACACCGTTGGTGTATCACCGGAACTCCTATACAAAGCAAACTTGATGACTTGTATGGACTGTTAAGGTTCCTTAAAGCTAATCCTTTCGATGTTTCAAGATGGTGGACTGAAGTCATAAGAGAACCATATGAG AGGCGAGACGCAAAGGCAATGGAGTTTACACATAAACTTTTCAAACAACTCATGTGGCGTTCTTCAAAAATCCACGTGGCTGATGAGCTGCAGCTCCCACCTCAAGAGGAATGCGTTTCATGGCTCAAATTCTCCGCGATTGAAGAGCACTTTTATAGCAGGCAGCATGAGACTTGTGGGAATTACGCCCGTGAAGTCATACAAACTCTGAAACGTGATATTCTCAAAAGAGGTCATAGTTCTTCTGATAATCCTTTAATCACTCACGCCGAAACTGCAAAGCTCTTGAACTCGCTCTTGAAACTGCGCCAGGCTTGCTGCCACCCTCAAGTAGGGAACTCTGGTTTACGTTCGTTGCAACAAACGCCAATGACCATGGAAGAGATTCTTATG gtCCTTGTGAAAAAGACTCAGAGCGAAGGAGAAGAAGCTCTTAGAGTGTTGATCGTTGCTTTAAACGGGATTGCTGCTATTTCCATGCTTAAGCAAGAGTTTTCCGAAGCGGTATCGTTATACAAGGAAGCATTGAATATAACTGAAGAGAACGCTGAAGATTTTCGTCTTGATCCATTGTTGAATATTCATATTCTCCACAATCTAGCTGAGATACTACCACTGGTTCAAAGCCACAAAAGAGATGTGAGAGATGAGGATCATCATCGTGCAGCGAAAAGGCAAAGGATCAATGAGCGTGATAGTTCAACTCATGCTTCTTCAGAAAGTGGTTTAAAGAAAGATGGAGAGTATCATGAAGAGTGCAAAACTCTGGATACAGTTTGTGAGACATTGAAAGTTAAGTATTTATCCTCATTCAACTCGAATCTCTCCAAAGCACAGCAGGAGTTCACAAAATCATACGATCAG GCTTCCGAGTCTTTGAGAAACATAGGGAAACAACGTTCGGTTTGGTGGTTAGATGCCCTCCAACTTGCTGAAGAGGATAAAGATTTCACCAGCGAGTTGACTAGGAAGATTGAAGAGGCCATCCATGTCTCCTCCAGAGAATCTTCTCG ctTTAGAACCATACATGGGATGAAACTTCATCTGCAGACATGTATGGATACGCTAGAAAGCTCTAGAAAAACAGTGATGGATAAGCTTTTAGAGATCAACAAGACTATGAAGAAACCAAGAGTGGAGGATATTGAGTGTATTGGTAATTGCAAGTATTGTAATAAGAAAGATGATGGCCCTACTTGTATTCATTGCGAGCTAGATGAACGATTCCAG GAATATGAGGCTAGGCTGTTCCGTCTTAACAAATCTCGTGGAGGAGTAATGGAACATGCATCTGCTGAAGAGATGGTAGATCTACAGAAGAAGAAGTCTGCTCGTAATCATTTCTTTTTCGGTTTGTCATCGAGAAACAATCCGTCATCTGTTGACAACGAAGAACCCACCAAAAGAAATGGTGGTGACGCCGTTATT GTTTCAAAATCTGCATCTGAGACGGAAGTGGTTCTTGGTGTGATAAGAAACCATTGCAAGTCTTATTTAGACAGTGAAAGCAAATTGGCAGCTAAAAACCATTTAAAAACTCTTGAG GTGATGAGGAAGGAATATGCACATGCAAGGGACTTGGCTAGGGCTCAAGCTAACCTTCTACGTGCCTATGATGAGATTAAGATGGCGACGATGAGACTACAGCTTAGAGAATCTGAAGATGACACGGCCATTTATGCTTTGAGTCTTGATGAGTTAGACGCTGCTAGTGTCCAGAACACTAATGATAAATTTTTGGCTCAGTCCTCATTACTTAGTATAAAAGGGAAGCTTCGTTATCTGAAG GGGTTGATAGAAACCaaacagaaacaagaagagAGTCAAGATCACTCCTCACCAGTAGAGGAAACAGCTAAGGCTTCAGATCCTGTTGAACAGGAGAGAGAAAACGTTCTAAAGCGAGAGGAAGCATGTCCTATTTGTCATGAAACCCTACGGAATCAGAAGATGGTTTTCCAGTGTGGGCACAGCACTTGCTGTAAAT GCTTTTTCTCCATGACTGAGCGTGGTTCGGTTCATGAAACTATGCGAAAGTGGGTGATGTGTCCAATATGCAGGCAACATACAGATGTTGGAAACATTGCGTATGCTGATGACAGACAAAACGGTTACTCGTCAGGTCAAGATCACAGAGAAAACGAAGCATCATTATCTGTTCAAGGTTCATATGGAACAAAG ATTGAAGCTGTTACTAGAAGAATCTTATGGATCAAGTCAAGTGACCGGGAAGCTAAGGTTCTTGTTTTCTCCAGCTGGAACGATGTTCTTGATGTGTTGGAACATGCCTTCTCTGCAAACGGCATCACTTTCATTCGGATGAAAGGAGGAAG AAAATCACAGACGGCAATTAGCAAATTCAAGGGGACAGAGAAAGAATCGATCCAAGTCCTGCTGCTTCTGGTGCAGCATGGTGCCAATGGTCTTAATCTTCTGGAAGCACAGCATGTTGTTCTAGTGGAGCCGCTTCTAAATCCAGCTACAGAAGCGCAAGCTGTTGGGCGTGTTCACCGGATAGGACAAGATAAGCCTACTCTAGTTCATCGCTTCCTG GTAACGGGTACAGTGGAAGACAGCATCTACAAGCTGAACAGGAGCAAGAACGTAAACGTAAGCTCATTTAGCAGCAGCAGGAATACAAAGAATCAAGATCAACAGAATCTGACACTAAGAGACCTAGAGTGTCTATTTGCTTCACCACCAGCAGAAGAGACAGAAGAAAACGAGGGAGATGGAGAGAGGAATCTGAGAGATCTACCGCCCTCAGTGGCTGCAGCTATGGCAGCCGAGAGGAGAATGAAAGAAAGCAATGATGCATCAACATCAACAACAAACACATCATGA